One region of Leishmania panamensis strain MHOM/PA/94/PSC-1 chromosome 28 sequence genomic DNA includes:
- a CDS encoding hypothetical protein (TriTrypDB/GeneDB-style sysID: LpmP.28.3040): MSLAVNSTAPIPEPPYEVKGASTMDDLAVLIQREYTQQYTEARHQYKASHARFTARAKRPPLSWLDQYCRDAFHDLSFYTSAPNAEEACAPSACTHGVRRIGLHLLNYELRLLAQERLRTTPVKPKRGADDVVTLLVAQEAAEYAHLLKLEAASFMGVARAYYKEIFGPTNEVLWLEAQARRSFEDEYSHTTMAFLAQLREELWGAQQRLFLRAMGMYPAALPHVAQLRLMAAESYALEQAKLAVLDSREAVPLWHRVGAIRGETESEEAITFRRISLAYVVGTHSISDGYLRRNTATGRLQRTYKEVPAFMQDAIDYTMQFEAFAVVLEEEAHRMQIAEEAENTCASLIAAVASVADTEGDVSSPLSLLPPLQLRATPGSQRQGSDGVQRVPATGTESHHNGGRGG; this comes from the coding sequence ATGTCCCTCGCTGTCAACTCCACCGCTCCTATCCCGGAGCCCCCGTACGAGGTCAAAGGCGCTTCAACGATGGATGACCTGGCCGTGCTCATCCAGCGCGAGTACACGCAGCAGTACACAGAGGCACGCCATCAATACAAGGCGTCTCATGCGCGCTTCACCGCTCGCGCGAAGCGGCCGCCACTGTCGTGGCTGGATCAGTACTGCCGCGACGCCTTCCACGACCTATCCTTTTACACGAGCGCACCCAATGCTGAGGAGGCATGCGCACCTTCTGCATGCACTCATGGCGTGCGGCGCATTGGTCTCCACTTGCTGAATTACGAACTTCGCCTTCTTGcacaggagcggctgcgcactACACCTGTGAAGCCGAAGCGCGGTGCAGATGATGTAGTTACACTTCTAGTCGCGCAGGAAGCGGCCGAGTATGCCCATCTGCTAAAGCTGGAGGCGGCTTCCTTTATGGGGGTGGCACGCGCCTACTACAAAGAGATATTTGGGCCCACCAACGAGGTTTTGTGGCTCGAGGCGCAGGCTCGGCGCAGCTTCGAAGACGAGTACAGCCATACTACTATGGCTTTCCTCGCCCAGCTACGCGAAGAGTTATGGGGGGCACAACAGCGGCTGTTTCTACGAGCAATGGGGATGTACCCGGCTGCGTTGCCGCACgtcgcacagctgcgcctcatGGCCGCAGAGTCCTATGCGCTGGAACAGGCCAAACTGGCCGTGCTAGACAGCCGCGAAgcagtgccgctgtggcaccgTGTAGGCGCCATTCGAGGCGAgacggagagcgaggaggccATTACATTCCGGCGGATTTCGTTGGCGTACGTCGTTGGGACACACAGCATCAGCGACGGGTACCTGCGTCGCAACACCGCTACTGGCCGGCTGCAGCGTACGTACAAGGAGGTTCCGGCATTCATGCAGGACGCCATCGACTACACGATGCAGTTCGAGGCCTTCGCTGTTGTtctggaggaagaggcacacCGCATGCAAATtgcggaagaggcggagaacacctgcgcctctctcATTGCAGCCGTCGCCTCCGTTGCTGACACCGAAGGTGATGTCTCATCCCCCCTATCGCTATTACCGCCTCTGCAACTCCGAGCGACTCCGGGCAGCCAACGTCAGGGGTCTGATGGCGTGCAGCGGGTGCCCGCCACAGGCACAGAATCGCATCACaacggaggaagaggtggttaa
- a CDS encoding oligomeric golgi complex component 8, putative (TriTrypDB/GeneDB-style sysID: LpmP.28.3050) produces MAAASAEEARVRQSIVNCAVDHYELLINAQAANVVAASLSRSAEDTANGLTTSLQALHSWSQLLQCAGKSWRQEKAQLHSAVMSHQKIVALMESPALVEECVRHTMFHEALLIFEHVLMLCQHMSDVRVFQRLQREVVDTMEQAVDTYVLPMLSGALTVDTAYKAISLLRRLGGTPASLRALFLRSRAAYICQLLQGAESSVVPYSLILKYVTVYKVHVNEVTLQYKACFPPNTEAQQRETTEELSLWCQEQAHVFMHLMAAALQHLHNGSELALVVQQCGSCASASARMHTDVLGLLGSILVQKVHRLFADGMRQARTTYRTAMQTSSWRVSVYCHNNTTLKSSTVINAPPTIGDTPAVQLAQWLPLAYALNGILSSFNAVHKCLLPGVEALCGEEVRQLVCEVAQDMLSDAPLLDTMYDAERVVFVTFVKAFQRLWYPYVLHLVDRILGPAHREDLEDHTQALMHGIGELLFVVEPPSTVPVAESASHTTLEPANSHPSTTLATPISGLTAVPAAVPSMPPATSTAALP; encoded by the coding sequence ATGgcagctgcctctgccgAGGAGGCCCGGGTGCGGCAGTCCATTGTGAATTGCGCAGTCGATCATTACGAGCTGCTAATCAATGCGCAGGCCGCGAACGTGGTGGCTGCCTCACTTTCCAGAAGTGCTGAAGACACCGCTAACGGACTGACAACATCCTTGCAAGCACTGCACTCCTGGTCGCAGCTTCTCCAGTGTGCTGGGAAGTCGTGGAGGCAAGAGAAGGCACAGCTGCATAGCGCTGTCATGAGTCACCAGAAGATCGTGGCTCTTATGGAGTCACCCGCCTTAGTGGAGGAATGCGTGCGGCATACAATGTTCCACGAAGCGCTCCTCATATTCGAGCATGTCCTGATGCTGTGTCAGCACATGAGCGATGTGCGCGTTTTCCAGAGACTTcagagggaggtggtggacacGATGGAACAAGCGGTGGACACGTATGTGCTGCCGATGCTGTCGGGTGCTCTCACGGTGGACACGGCGTACAAGGCTATCTCCCTCCTTCGTCGTCTTGGTGGTACCccggcgtcgctgcgtgCACTCTTCTtgcgcagccgcgcagcCTATATTTGTCAGCTACTGCAGGGGGCCGAATCCAGCGTGGTGCCCTACTCTCTTATCCTAAAGTACGTCACGGTGTACAAGGTGCATGTGAACGAGGTGACGCTTCAGTACAAGGCGTGCTTCCCACCCAACACCGAAGCCcagcagagggagacgacGGAGGAGCTGAGCCTGTGGTGTCAGGAGCAGGCGCACGTGTTCATGCACCTcatggcggcggcactcCAGCACCTGCACAACGGCTCTGAACTGGCGCtcgtggtgcagcagtgcggcagctgcgcgagtgcAAGTGCGCGGATGCACACGGACGTACTGGGGCTCCTGGGCAGCATACTTGTCCAAAAAGTGCACAGACTCTTCGCTGACGGGATGCGGCAGGCCCGGACCACCTATCGCACCGCCATGCAGACCTCCTCGTGGCGGGTTTCCGTGTACTGCCACAACAACACGACGCTGAAGTCCTCGACGGTGATCAATGCCCCTCCGACTATTGGCGACACACCAGCCGTGCAGCTGGCTCAGTGGCTGCCGCTCGCCTACGCCCTCAACGGGATACTCTCCTCCTTCAACGCCGTTCACAAGTGTTTGCTGCCAGGTGTAGAggctctgtgtggggaagaggtgcggcagctggtgTGCGAGGTAGCGCAGGACATGTTGAGTGACGCGCCTCTACTCGACACAATGTACGATGCGGAGCGAGTCGTGTTCGTGACCTTTGTGAAGGCGTTTCAGCGGCTATGGTACCCCTATGTGCTGCACCTAGTCGACCGCATTCTCGGACCTGCGCACCGCGAGGACTTGGAGGATCATACGCAGGCTCTGATGCATGGCATTGGGGAACTTCTGTTTGTGGTAGAGCCGCCGTCGACGGTGCCGGTTGCAGAAAGCGCGAGTCACACGACCCTGGAACCTGCGAACTCGCATCCATCGACGACACTCGCTACACCAATATCGGGTCTCACCGCCGTTCCCGCTGCAGTACCTTCGATGCCGCCAGCGAcaagcaccgctgcactgcccTAG